The following proteins are encoded in a genomic region of Novosphingobium sp. PP1Y:
- the arsB gene encoding ACR3 family arsenite efflux transporter — MSESAAIAEARAAGLGLFEKWLSVWVGGAIVGGILLGNTAPRLFAALASFEYASVNLVVAVLIWAMIFPMMVAVDFSAVRRVGEKPKGLIITLAVNWLIKPFTMAALGVVFFEFIFAPYLQPSDAQQYIAGLILLGAAPCTAMVFVWSQLTRGDPAYTLVQVAVNDLVMIVAFAPIVALLLGVTDILVPWNTLLLSVALYVVVPLAAGAWVRHRLLATHGGDEGAVSEFTGRLKPLSILGLLLTVLLLFGFQAQTILSRPLLIALIATPIVIQSYGIFMIAYGAAKLWKVPHAVAAPCALIGTSNFFELAVAVAIGLFGLGSGAALATVVGVLVEVPVMLSLVAFANRTRGSFTAG; from the coding sequence ATGAGTGAAAGCGCAGCGATAGCAGAGGCCCGTGCGGCGGGACTGGGCCTGTTCGAGAAATGGTTGTCGGTCTGGGTCGGCGGGGCCATCGTCGGCGGTATTCTGCTGGGGAACACGGCACCGCGCCTGTTCGCCGCGCTTGCCTCGTTCGAATATGCGTCTGTCAATCTCGTCGTTGCGGTCCTGATCTGGGCGATGATCTTCCCGATGATGGTCGCGGTGGATTTTTCCGCGGTGCGCCGCGTGGGAGAGAAGCCCAAGGGCCTGATCATCACTCTTGCCGTGAATTGGCTGATCAAGCCTTTCACAATGGCGGCGCTGGGCGTGGTGTTCTTCGAATTCATTTTCGCCCCTTACCTGCAGCCCAGCGATGCCCAGCAATATATTGCGGGCCTGATCCTGCTCGGCGCTGCGCCATGCACGGCTATGGTTTTCGTCTGGTCGCAGCTGACGAGGGGCGACCCTGCCTACACCCTTGTGCAGGTTGCGGTGAACGACCTTGTCATGATCGTGGCCTTCGCACCGATCGTGGCGCTGCTGCTGGGGGTGACCGATATCCTGGTGCCGTGGAACACGCTTTTGCTCTCCGTGGCGCTTTATGTCGTGGTGCCGCTCGCCGCCGGGGCTTGGGTTCGCCATCGCCTGCTGGCAACGCATGGTGGCGATGAAGGCGCGGTGAGCGAATTCACAGGGCGCCTGAAACCGCTTTCGATCCTGGGCCTGCTACTGACCGTCCTGCTCCTGTTCGGCTTCCAGGCGCAGACGATCCTGTCCCGGCCGCTGTTGATCGCGCTCATCGCAACACCAATCGTGATACAGAGCTACGGCATCTTCATGATTGCCTATGGCGCGGCCAAACTATGGAAAGTCCCGCATGCAGTTGCTGCGCCCTGTGCGCTGATCGGAACGTCGAATTTCTTCGAATTGGCTGTCGCCGTCGCGATCGGGCTTTTCGGCCTCGGCAGTGGAGCGGCGCTCGCGACAGTCGTCGGGGTGCTGGTGGAAGTGCCGGTCATGCTCTCGCTGGTCGCCTTCGCCAACCGGACGCGAGGGAGTTTCACCGCGGGCTAG